From Nocardia sp. XZ_19_385, the proteins below share one genomic window:
- a CDS encoding ATP-binding cassette domain-containing protein, translated as MTNGHRLPAISAQGLRKSYGDKVVLDGIDIVVPEGTIYSLLGPNGAGKTTTVQILSTLIARDAGEVRVAGHDLDHEDHAIREAIGVTGQFAAVDELLTGRQNLMLMGDLHHLPRKETRKLAAELLERFDLVEAADKPASTYSGGMTRRLDLAMTLVGDPRIIFLDEPTTGLDPRSRRSMWEIIRGLVDDYSVTVFLTTQYLEEADQLADRIAVLDHGHIVAEGTAAELKRLVPGGHVRLEFADRNALAAAAAALGTSAPDLDDDTEDFILAVPSDGGVKSLRAVLDRLDYEQIEVEGLAVQTPTLDDVFLTLTGHSTVEKETVR; from the coding sequence ATGACGAACGGTCATCGCTTGCCTGCGATTTCCGCGCAGGGCCTGCGAAAGTCCTACGGCGACAAGGTGGTTCTCGACGGGATCGACATCGTCGTCCCCGAGGGCACCATCTACTCGCTGCTCGGCCCGAACGGCGCCGGCAAGACCACCACCGTGCAGATCCTGAGCACTCTGATCGCCCGCGACGCCGGCGAGGTCCGGGTCGCCGGGCACGACCTGGACCACGAAGACCACGCGATCCGCGAGGCGATCGGCGTCACCGGCCAGTTCGCGGCCGTCGACGAATTGCTCACCGGACGGCAGAACCTGATGCTGATGGGAGATCTGCACCATCTGCCGCGCAAGGAAACTCGCAAACTGGCCGCCGAGTTGCTGGAACGGTTCGACCTGGTCGAAGCGGCCGACAAGCCCGCGTCCACCTACTCGGGCGGTATGACCCGGCGCCTCGATCTGGCCATGACCCTGGTCGGCGACCCGCGCATCATCTTCCTCGACGAACCGACCACCGGCCTGGACCCGCGGAGTCGCCGGTCCATGTGGGAGATCATCCGCGGTCTCGTCGACGACTACAGCGTGACGGTCTTCCTCACCACCCAGTACCTGGAGGAGGCCGATCAGCTGGCCGACCGCATCGCGGTCCTAGACCACGGGCACATCGTCGCGGAAGGCACTGCGGCAGAACTGAAGCGGCTCGTGCCCGGCGGCCATGTCCGCCTCGAGTTCGCCGACCGGAACGCACTGGCCGCGGCCGCCGCGGCTCTCGGTACCAGCGCCCCGGATCTCGACGACGACACCGAGGACTTCATCCTGGCCGTGCCCAGCGACGGTGGCGTGAAATCGCTGCGCGCCGTACTGGATCGCCTCGACTATGAGCAGATCGAGGTCGAGGGCCTGGCCGTGCAGACGCCCACCCTCGACGACGTATTCCTCACTCTCACCGGACATTCCACTGTTGAAAAGGAGACTGTGCGATGA
- a CDS encoding EXLDI protein — MPNKTIYVSDDDLPLFARAQELVGGNLSGAVTTALRRFIELEEGRQEGYEEVVLEVGHGGVRQVRFSGALLGETRDWVENLQSHYRVYRSRKGKFVMHAHIADWSEYPAGGESGNWIKDLTNWRRTLGVGDPDWGDFKLVIVDSIEELKEYLPDKLYSRVVDIAERPPIEELDI, encoded by the coding sequence ATGCCCAACAAGACTATCTACGTTTCCGACGATGACCTGCCGCTGTTCGCACGGGCGCAGGAATTGGTCGGTGGCAATCTGTCGGGCGCAGTGACCACGGCGCTGCGCCGGTTCATCGAACTCGAAGAGGGCCGGCAAGAGGGCTACGAGGAAGTAGTGCTCGAGGTCGGCCACGGCGGGGTCCGGCAGGTCCGGTTCTCCGGCGCGCTGCTCGGGGAAACGCGGGACTGGGTCGAGAACCTGCAGAGTCATTATCGGGTGTATCGCAGCCGCAAGGGCAAATTCGTGATGCACGCGCACATCGCTGACTGGTCCGAGTATCCGGCGGGCGGCGAATCCGGCAACTGGATCAAGGACCTCACCAACTGGCGCCGCACGCTCGGCGTCGGCGATCCGGACTGGGGCGACTTCAAACTGGTGATCGTCGATTCGATCGAAGAGTTGAAGGAGTACCTCCCGGACAAGCTGTACAGCCGGGTGGTCGACATCGCGGAACGCCCGCCGATCGAGGAACTCGACATCTAA